The segment TCAAATAATGATGCGGGTGCCCAAAAATCTATATCAGCATGGTATTACATTATTCTGGAAAAACCGGCACCGAAAACTATTTTCGCATATGTTATAATTGCGATCGTTATGGGAGTTAGTATTGAAATGTGGTTTGTCGCAAGATTGCGGAGATTCCCGCCGAAACCAGAAGAGTAATGTTACCGATTTGAGAATTAACTATCACGAATCGCACGAAGATAATAATTTCACGTTAAGGAGTTGTTATGAGAAGAAAATCAAAGGTCTGCTTGCCTCGATACAAGATGACGATTTTAATTGCCGGAGTTTGCCTGTCGCTGACAACGTTTCTGAATGTTTCCTTCGGACAGGAAAGAAAGATTGAGCCGTTGTATCTGGAATTGAATAAAAAATACCAGATGCCGGAAGAATGGACAATGCTCCCCATTGACCTGGAAGACCCTTATAAAAGAATCAAAAACGGACCTCCGCTTGCCAATGTTGTTAAGAAAGCAAAGATTGAGTGGATTTCCCGTTGGATTGCAAATCCGAAAAAGGTAGTGCCAAATGCAAAGATGCCAAATCTCGGTCTAACATTTGACGAGATTAAAGCCATTTTGGTATATTTGGGGAGTATTTCAGACTGGGAAACACCGCAGGTTGTGTGGGATGCCTTTTTGCTGAAGGACGAGGATGACTTGGACGATGACGAATATGACGAGATGGAAAAAATTTATAACACCGGTAAGGGAGTCTGGGGGCGGGCACGTTGCACGATTTGTCACCCCATCAAAGGTATTGGCGGAAATGTAGGAGTCGGTCCGGATTTGGGGGAGATTACTACAAAAACAGGAAGGAACTGGTTACATTACTGGATTAAGGATCCAAAGGATTATTTTTCAGATACGATGATGGCACGGTTTCGTTTCTCTGACAGCGAGATTCGCGCATTGGTGGAATTTATCATGCGTGACACTCAGTTTAAGCCTGAAGATGAAGATGAAGATGAGGGTGATGGTGTCGGAAAACAGGTTGAATCCGGCGAACAGGTATTAAAAGAGAAAGAGTATGCCGGCATAAAGAATGATGAAGCACTCATCGAAAAAGGAAAAAGACTAGTAGAAAAGGCAAGGTGTTTTGTTTGTCACGATGTGAAAGGTATTACAGAACTCATGCCTGTAGTTGAAGGAAAACGCGAGGGACTGGCAGGGTTTGATAAGCTTCTTTATGAAATAAACTGTCTGGTTTGTCACCGTATCCAGAATAAGGGGGGTACTTATGCACCAAATCTGACATTTGTGGGAAGTAAGATTAATATGAAGTGGGAAAAAGAGTTTTTACAATCCCCTGATATTATTCGGCCGTTTAGTCAGCAGATGCCGAAATTCAATCTAACAGAAGAAGATGCAAATATAGCAACAGAGTTTATGGACAAATATCTTTTAAGGAAAGTACCATTGCAGGCTATTTTTGAGGACGGCGTTCCTTCTCAGGAAATTATAGCATCAGGCGAAAAACTTTTTTATGAAAAGGGATGTAATACCTGCCATGCGGAGGGAGCTAAAGGCGGTGGTGTTGTTGGCCCTAATCTTGAAAAAGTAGGAGACCGCTTACAACCGGCGTACATCCAGTATCATTTAAGAAATCCGCAGCTGGCAAACCCTCAGGCTGTTGAGCCCAACTTTAGCTTGTCAGATGATGAATTAAAGATGCTGGTAGGGTTTTTGATGGACCATGTGCAGAAGAAAGAGGGAAAATAAATGATGGGATATTTTTCACGCAGGAAAAAGATTCTAGCAAGATTAATAATTGTAAGCTCTATTGGAATGTCGGGAATTTGGACTGTTTCACCAATTGTAAGTGGCCTTGATGTTCCTCCTAATCCTAGAGAGATGGAATTTCTCTTGACACCCAAGAAGACCTTTGAATATTATTGCTCACCCTGTCATGGGGCGCAGGGTAAAGGTGACGGAACATTTTTTACCATTGATTTAAAACCTAAACCCCGAAATTTAGCCGATGCGGACTATACGGCTAAAAGGACAGACGATGAACTGATGAAAGCTATTTCCGGAGGTTCCCGGGCTGTTGATAAATCAAATCTTTGTCCACCATGGGGTGGCACTTTATCAGAAAAAAAGATTAAGGAATTAGTAGCATATATCAGGAGTTTTTCACAACAGGAAGCTGAAAAACCTGTTACCGTAGCAAAAGAGCATGTGACAGAAGCAGCTCAAAATAATGTATTGAAAACATCGATACGGTGGTTCTTTCTCCTTGTAGTTGCCTTTGGGTTGGTAGCAGGTGCCGCCAGTGAGTTAAAGAAACTCAGGAATGAAAAGAAATAAATTTGGAAAATAAAGGATTTATGTATAAGAAAATATTTGTTGCAATTGATAATTCACCTTATTCGAATTACTGCATTGATTTAGGGATTAAAATTTCTCAGAAATTCGGTTCCCACCTTCTAGGGTGTCATGTCTACGATGCTACCTTGCATCAAAGGCGTTTCCGGGATATGGAAAAAGGTTTGCCGCCTCAATATCAGGACGAAAAGGTTCTCCAAAGGCAGCGTGACCTCCATACCTCTCTCATTAATATGGGACTTCGTTTAATCTCGGAATCTTATTTGAATGTATTTGAAGAGAAATGCAATCATGCCCGTGTATCACATGAAGAACTCTTATTAGAAGGTAAAAATTATTATGAAATTATCAAAGAGGTACAGCGGGGAGGCTATGATCTGGTAATACTTGGTGCACTCGGTTTGGCTGCTGTGAATGATCATGTAATAGGTAGCGTATGTGAAAGGGTTGTAAAAAGTATAAAAACCGATGTCTTGGTAGTAAAAAATGAACGGATGGATGGGAAAGTGGTGCTTGCTGCAGATGGAAGTGTACCGTCTGTTTCCGGCGTTGCACCTGCAGTTGCTTTGGCACGGGCATTTAACCTTTCACTCAACGCTGTTTCAGTTTTTGATCCACACTATCATCGGGTTGCATTTGAAAGTATTGCAAAGGTGCTTTCAAAGGAAGCAGGACAGATATTCAGATTCAAGGATCAGGAGACCCTTCATGAAGAGATTATTGATAAAGGATTAGCAAAAATCTATCAGAATCATCTTGATCAGGTGTGTTGTATGGTGAAGGATAGTGGCCTTGAGGTTAATACGACACTGATGGATGGTAAACCATATGATCAGATACTGAAATATCTTTATAAAGAATCTCCGTCTCTTCTGGTTTTAGGGCGTACCGGTATACATAATACTCATGGATTAGACCTTGGAAGCACAACGGTAAACCTGCTCAGGCTTGCTCCCTGTAATATTCTCATTACAAAAGGAAATACAGAGGTAAAAACCGGATCATCTCTGTTCTTTTCAGAAGTTGGTAAATCAACCAATAAAGAAACGCAAAGCAAAAGGACTGGCAAGGAATCAAATCTAAGACTATCAGAATTACTGACGTGGACCGAAGAAGCACAGCAACAAACAGAACGTATTCCTTCTTTTATCAGAGGTGTAGTCAGAAAAAAAATTGAAGAGTATGCCGTCGGTAAAGGTTATCAGGAAATAACTACTGAAGTTGTAAACGAGGCAAAAGCGGGTCTTGTGGCTGATGATTCTTCTCATCATAGGGTTTGACTTAGCAAGAAAAATCTTTATAATTTAATCGTATGGGAATTTTCATTTAGTTTAAGCGGTTTTACGACAACCTCTAAAATTTCCCTTTTTCAAGAGAAATTTTAAGGAGCTACCTTAAAGACTGGTAATTAATTATCTCATATCTGTAATAGGTTTTTCACATCTGTAATGCATATTCCAAGAGGTGTGATTTTCCCACGATGATTATAATTTGATGTAAGTTGTGATAAATACAATACACCAAAATGGATAGATTAAATGCTTTTTGTCGTAACAAACACAGATAGTGTAATGGTATGGTTTTTGTTGTCTTTAACTAAAGACATACAAAAAATACGGCATTGGGAAGGAGGTATGATAGGTAAAAATTTTTTAGATAAATTAAGCAATGCTGAAAAAATAACTCATATAAAAAAATATTTTTGAAGATAGTTAAGACAGGTTTATAGGAGGAATGGGAAATGAAAAAAGGTTATCAGCTATTAAAAAGATACGGTATAACCTTCCTAAGCTGTGCTTTGCTTAGCGTTGCCGCTACTGTGTATGCCGAAGAGACAGCACCAGGGGTTAAGGGGATGAGTGAAGAGGAGTTTACTCCAGCGGAGGAAGTATTAACGGTAAAATATGTACTAGTGGATAAGCCGTACCATATGGATGTCGAATCACTTCATGGTTATTTTAGTGATGCCCAGCCGGTAGATGTGCAATTACAAATACAGGATAAGGCATTTCCGAACGGAGGAGGTTCGGTCAGTAGCGCAAATGTGAAAGCAATTCATGACGGGATGCAAATCTATTTTCAGGTTACCTGGAATGACCCGACAAAAAATGCAAAGGCAATCGCTATCCAGGAATTCAGGGATGCAGTTGCTTTAATGTTCCCTTTAGGCGCTGTGGAAATCACGCCTGCAGATCATTTTAGTCCAAGGATGGGTGATAGGGAAAAACCTGTGAATTTATGGCATTGGAAGGCGGATTGGGAAGCGGATTTGTTGGCAAAAGGTGAGCTGGAGGATGTAGAGGTACAATATCCAAATATGCATGATGACTTTAATTTTAATCCGTATAGTGCCTATTATCATAGAGATTTGATTACGAGCATTGCGGTATTGTCTGGAGGAAGGGCTGCCCATAATCTGTTTTCGCAACCTGGGCGCGGAAGAACGGTTGAGGATTTAAATGCTGAGGGTTTTGGTACGCTTACCTCTCAGGAACATCAGGATGTAAACGGTTGCAGCAGATATAAAGATGGCGTATGGACTGTGATTTTCTACCGTCCTCTGATAACAAATGATCCCCATGATGTGCAATTCATCCCTGGTGGAAAGACATTTTTTAATATGGCGGTATGGAATGGCGGAGAAGCGGACAGGAACGGTCAGAAAAATATATCGATACAATGGCATCCTGCAATTCTGGAAAAAGTTGCGTGGCAATAATTTACCCTGCGGAAATAATGGAAATAAAGTTTAAGGAGGATTAACAATGACACTCGTGCATAACTGGCATATAGGGAGACGTATGGAATATCCCTATTTTGAATCCAGACCAAAACGTCAGTTTGCTGCAGTATTTAATATTAACAGATGTATAGCCTGTCAGACATGTACTATGGCCTGTAAAAGTGCCTGGACGTATAACAAGGGACAGGAGTTCATGTGGTGGAACAATGTGGAGACAAAGCCTTACGGCGGATATCCGCAATCATGGGATGTCAAAACATTAAAATTAATTGAGAGTGATGAAAATACTTGGTATACAGACGAGAAAGATGAAAAATTATCACCTTACGGTGTCTACGAGGGTGATACTATATTTGAGGCAGCATCAAAAAAGAATATTAATCAGTGGGCTGTCGGATACATTCCGGAGGATAAGGAATGGAGGGCGCCAAACTTTGGAGAAGATGTGGCGGTAAGTAATAAACCTGATGAATTCTCATCGCTGCCGGAACACAGTCGCTGGTTTTTTTATATACAGAGGCTATGTAATCATTGTACCTATCCGGGATGTCTGGCTGCATGCCCGAGAAAGGCTATTTATAAGAGAAAAGAAGATGGGATTGTTCTAATTGACCAGAAGAGATGCAGGGGATACCGGAAGTGTGTAGAGCAATGTCCTTATAAAAAGCCGATGTACAGAGGACTGACAAGGGTAAGTGAGAAGTGCATTGCGTGTTACCCAAGGGTCGAAGGGAAAGACCCGTTGACACAGGGACGTCCTATGGAAACACGGTGTATGGCAGCCTGTGTAGGGCAGATCCGGCTGCAGGGGTTTTTGGATGATAATCCGAAGAACCCTGTTACGTGGCTAATCAAACAAGAGAAAATTGCATTGCCGCTTTATCCGCAGTTTGGAACAGAGCCGAATATCTACTATATACCGCCAAGGTGGGCGCCAAGATCATATCTGCGACAGATGTTTGGTCCCGGAGTTGATGAGGCTATTGATAAGTTTATGGTACCCTCCAGGGAGCTTCTTGCTGTCATGTCTTTGTTCCGGATGACGCAAAGCATCGTCTTTGAGTATAAGATTGAAGAAGGACCGAAGGTGTTTGAGACAGTTATCCATGGGAAAAAATTTGAAATGTTTAATGATACCGTAATTGGATATGGAGAGGATGGGAAAGAAATCATAAGAACAACGATAGAGGAACCTATTCATATCAGAGATCCGAAACATTACAATTCAATTTAGAATTGAGGTATTTATGGTTGTTAACAAAGTTAGTGACCCCAGTCTTTCCGGGGAACTTGAATTAGAAAATCTGCTCACACGCAGCACAATGTATCAGTTACTTTCTACCTGTTTTCTGCATCCTGAGGAGAAGAATCTTTCAGTTTTCAATAGTGCTGATTTTGATGATTATCAGAAAAAACTGGGAATGTGTTATGAGAAGGAAGGTGTTGCTGTTGAATTGCAGAATTGTTTGGGCGAACTCGTATTACAATACAAAGGGACAGCACTTGATGTGCTCAAGAGCGATTACCTGCGAATCGTTGGTCATACAATCGCTAAAGAGTGCCCATTATACGAGACACAATACGGGGCTGCTCATGTGTATCAGCAAACACATGAATTAGCAGATATTCAGGGTTTCTACAAGGCATTTGGACTCGAAATGTCTGATGTCGAAAGAGAACGGTGTGACCACATCAGCGTTGAGCTTGAGTTTATGCACTATTTATTATATAAACAGGCGTATGCAGCAGAGAACCATGGAGAGGAAAAAGTACAAGTTTGCGTGGATGCACAAAAGAAGTTTTTGAAGGAACATGTAGGAAAGTGGGTGCCTCTTTTTACGGTCTTGTTTGCCAAAAAGGCAGGAGAGGGATTCTTTTACGCATTGGCAGCTTTAACAAAGGAGTTTATCAGGCTGGAAATGAAGCTGATGGATGTCACCACTGAGATGTATAAAGAATCAGACATGAATCAGGAAGCTGTTGCAGGGGCACCCGATGAATGTTTGTCATGTGCTTCTTCAGAAGACGTTAATGGAGGTTAAACTGGTTTTTATGAATCTTGAATTTGATCCAAATTTAATTGAGGAAGTTATATTCGGAGAATTGAAAGCGCGGGAGGAAAGAGGTGATTTTACCCTCACTACCGAATATCATTCTTTCACCGATCCTGTTTATGAAAACTTTCCTTTGGATGAGAGGCCTGGCCAGTTCCGCAAGATTGAGTGGGATTTTTTCAGAAAACTGGGATTTTTTCAGACAATAAAGGAGATTTTTGATGAATTTCCCGGCCTGGAAGAAAGAGTTTCCGGGGGAGTGATTACAAAGGCGAGAAATCCGTTTGACGAAGGCTCAAATCTGACGAAAGGGCCGAAAGAGGGTAATGAGCAGAAAAGGCTAGTTGTTAAGGTATTGCCCGAACGTTTTCAGGAGGTTTCTTATCTGAAAAAGCTGGTGCGGCATGAGTTGATGCACGTGACTGATATGCTCAGTGAATCCTTTGGCTATCGCGATGAACGCCTTGGAAGCAACCCTATGGAAGAGAGTATT is part of the Candidatus Jettenia sp. AMX2 genome and harbors:
- a CDS encoding c-type cytochrome, with the translated sequence MMGYFSRRKKILARLIIVSSIGMSGIWTVSPIVSGLDVPPNPREMEFLLTPKKTFEYYCSPCHGAQGKGDGTFFTIDLKPKPRNLADADYTAKRTDDELMKAISGGSRAVDKSNLCPPWGGTLSEKKIKELVAYIRSFSQQEAEKPVTVAKEHVTEAAQNNVLKTSIRWFFLLVVAFGLVAGAASELKKLRNEKK
- a CDS encoding universal stress protein → MYKKIFVAIDNSPYSNYCIDLGIKISQKFGSHLLGCHVYDATLHQRRFRDMEKGLPPQYQDEKVLQRQRDLHTSLINMGLRLISESYLNVFEEKCNHARVSHEELLLEGKNYYEIIKEVQRGGYDLVILGALGLAAVNDHVIGSVCERVVKSIKTDVLVVKNERMDGKVVLAADGSVPSVSGVAPAVALARAFNLSLNAVSVFDPHYHRVAFESIAKVLSKEAGQIFRFKDQETLHEEIIDKGLAKIYQNHLDQVCCMVKDSGLEVNTTLMDGKPYDQILKYLYKESPSLLVLGRTGIHNTHGLDLGSTTVNLLRLAPCNILITKGNTEVKTGSSLFFSEVGKSTNKETQSKRTGKESNLRLSELLTWTEEAQQQTERIPSFIRGVVRKKIEEYAVGKGYQEITTEVVNEAKAGLVADDSSHHRV
- a CDS encoding molecular chaperone TorD family protein; translated protein: MVVNKVSDPSLSGELELENLLTRSTMYQLLSTCFLHPEEKNLSVFNSADFDDYQKKLGMCYEKEGVAVELQNCLGELVLQYKGTALDVLKSDYLRIVGHTIAKECPLYETQYGAAHVYQQTHELADIQGFYKAFGLEMSDVERERCDHISVELEFMHYLLYKQAYAAENHGEEKVQVCVDAQKKFLKEHVGKWVPLFTVLFAKKAGEGFFYALAALTKEFIRLEMKLMDVTTEMYKESDMNQEAVAGAPDECLSCASSEDVNGG
- a CDS encoding 4Fe-4S dicluster domain-containing protein, with the translated sequence MTLVHNWHIGRRMEYPYFESRPKRQFAAVFNINRCIACQTCTMACKSAWTYNKGQEFMWWNNVETKPYGGYPQSWDVKTLKLIESDENTWYTDEKDEKLSPYGVYEGDTIFEAASKKNINQWAVGYIPEDKEWRAPNFGEDVAVSNKPDEFSSLPEHSRWFFYIQRLCNHCTYPGCLAACPRKAIYKRKEDGIVLIDQKRCRGYRKCVEQCPYKKPMYRGLTRVSEKCIACYPRVEGKDPLTQGRPMETRCMAACVGQIRLQGFLDDNPKNPVTWLIKQEKIALPLYPQFGTEPNIYYIPPRWAPRSYLRQMFGPGVDEAIDKFMVPSRELLAVMSLFRMTQSIVFEYKIEEGPKVFETVIHGKKFEMFNDTVIGYGEDGKEIIRTTIEEPIHIRDPKHYNSI
- a CDS encoding c-type cytochrome codes for the protein MRRKSKVCLPRYKMTILIAGVCLSLTTFLNVSFGQERKIEPLYLELNKKYQMPEEWTMLPIDLEDPYKRIKNGPPLANVVKKAKIEWISRWIANPKKVVPNAKMPNLGLTFDEIKAILVYLGSISDWETPQVVWDAFLLKDEDDLDDDEYDEMEKIYNTGKGVWGRARCTICHPIKGIGGNVGVGPDLGEITTKTGRNWLHYWIKDPKDYFSDTMMARFRFSDSEIRALVEFIMRDTQFKPEDEDEDEGDGVGKQVESGEQVLKEKEYAGIKNDEALIEKGKRLVEKARCFVCHDVKGITELMPVVEGKREGLAGFDKLLYEINCLVCHRIQNKGGTYAPNLTFVGSKINMKWEKEFLQSPDIIRPFSQQMPKFNLTEEDANIATEFMDKYLLRKVPLQAIFEDGVPSQEIIASGEKLFYEKGCNTCHAEGAKGGGVVGPNLEKVGDRLQPAYIQYHLRNPQLANPQAVEPNFSLSDDELKMLVGFLMDHVQKKEGK
- a CDS encoding ethylbenzene dehydrogenase-related protein; its protein translation is MKKGYQLLKRYGITFLSCALLSVAATVYAEETAPGVKGMSEEEFTPAEEVLTVKYVLVDKPYHMDVESLHGYFSDAQPVDVQLQIQDKAFPNGGGSVSSANVKAIHDGMQIYFQVTWNDPTKNAKAIAIQEFRDAVALMFPLGAVEITPADHFSPRMGDREKPVNLWHWKADWEADLLAKGELEDVEVQYPNMHDDFNFNPYSAYYHRDLITSIAVLSGGRAAHNLFSQPGRGRTVEDLNAEGFGTLTSQEHQDVNGCSRYKDGVWTVIFYRPLITNDPHDVQFIPGGKTFFNMAVWNGGEADRNGQKNISIQWHPAILEKVAWQ